The Prochlorococcus marinus XMU1412 genome includes the window TTTAAGAATTCCACACTTCCCACAAGAACTACTACTACTAAATTTTTTATTTTATTATTTATTTTTATATTAGAAAAAGGTAAAAAATTAATTTATTGAATTTAATTTCCGAAAAAAGTATATTGTATTTGTAAAAAGTTCCAAATTCCGATGGAAATTATTTGTAATCAAAATGAATTAAATTATGCTATACAACTTGTGAGCAAAGCAGTTGCTTCAAGACCAACGCATCCAATTCTTGCAAATATACTTTTAACAGCTGATGAAGGAACTAATAAAATTAGTGTGACAGGATTTGACCTTAATTTAGGAATTCAAACTTCTTTTGATGGAACTGTTAAAAATAGTGGAGCCATCACTATACCTTCAAAACTTTTATCCGAAATAGTAAATAAATTACCTAATGAAACTCCTGTTTCTTTAAAAGTTGACGGTGATTCAGATAATATTTTAATAAAAAGTGATAGAGGTTCTTTTAATATTAAGGGGATCCCCTCTGATGAATATCCTAATTTGCCATTTGTTGAAAGTGGTACTTCTTTGAATATTGATCCAAGTTCTTTTTTAAAAGCTTTAAAATCTACTATTTTTGCGAGTAGTAATGATGACTCAAAGCAATTACTTACAGGTGTTAACTTTACTTTTAAACCAAATTATTTAGAGTCTGCTTCTACTGATGGTCATAGATTGGCTGTTGCTTTAATAGGTAACGAAGAACTTATCGAGCATAAAGAAAATTTATCTTCAAATGATGGTAATTTGTCAGTAACTATTCCAACTAGATCATTAAGGGAAATCGAAAAACTAGTATCTTTGAGAAGCTCAGAAAATTCAATAAAACTTTTCTATGACAAAGGTCAAGTAGTATTTATTTCCTCTAGTCAAATAATTACTACTAGGACCCTTGAAGGTACTTATCCTAACTATTCACAATTAATTCCTGATACTTTTTCTAAAATTCTGAATTTCAATACAAAAAAATTAATTGATGCACTTGAAAGAATTGCTGTTTTAGCTGATCAGCAAAGTAGTGTTGTAAAGATTAAATTAGATAATACAGATTTAGCTTCTATCAGTGCAGATGCCCAAGATATTGGAAATGCAAACGAATCAATACCTGTTTCTTATAATGGAGAAAATTTTGATATTGCATTTAACGTTAGATATCTATTAGAAGGTTTAAAAGTTATTTCTTCTGAAAATGTTCTATTAAAGTGTAATATTGCAACTACTCCAGCTGTTTTTGTTCCAGAGGATAATCTTAATTCTTTTACTTATTTAGTTATGCCTGTCCAGGTTCGTTCTTAATTTGAAATTACCTAAAGAAATTTTATTAAGTGAATTACTAAATTATTGTGTTAAGGGGAACATGGTCCTTAATTACGGAAATGGTGAAAATGTTTGGATGCACCCTCCAGTTCATCGAATTTTAGGATGGTACTCTCGCCCTTCAAATTTTGATTTAAAAAGAAATGTTTGGCGATTAAATCAAATTTCTCAAATAATAGATAATGAAATATATGTTAAAGGTGACCCAGCTATTTCTGATTTAGCAACTTTAAATAGGTTTCCAACTTTAATAGACGCTAATCTTATAAATGTAAATGGATCAAAAATAGGAGTTATTGCTGATTTTTTATTTGAAATGAAAACAGGTAAGATTTTATATTATTTGGTTTCTAGATCTAATCCAAAAATTCCAGGTTCTAGTAGATGGAAATTGAATATTGAAAATATTAATGACCAACAACCTGGATTAGTATTTTGTGAAATTAATTCTTTAGATGATTTATCTTTAATAAAATCAAGTATTAAGAATGAATTTATGCAAAAAGGAAAAAAAATTATTGATAGATTTGATGATATGAAAAATATTGCTTCTAATAGATTAGAGGATTGGCTTGAAGAAGATGAAGATATTAACCGAAACTTAGATTTTAAACAAAAAAGTTTTTATAATGAAGATAGAACATCCATGCCGTTTAGTGAAAAAAAAGAAGATGACCCTTGGATATAAAGAATGATAAATCAAGAAAAACATGATCTTTTTGATCTAAATGAGGCACTTAAAGTTGAAAATTTAACAAATAATGATTACGAAGAAATTTGCAAAAGATTAAAGAGAAAACCTAATAGAACGGAATTAGGTATGTTTGGAGTTATGTGGTCTGAACATTGTTGTTATAGAAATTCAAAACCTTTACTATCCAAATTTCCCACTAAAGGTAAAAATGTTTTAGTTGGACCTGGAGAAAATGCTGGAGTTATTGATGTTGGAAATAATCAAAAACTTGTTTTTAAAATAGAAAGTCATAATCATCCTTCTGCTATTGAACCTTTTCAAGGTGCTGCAACAGGTGTAGGAGGGATTTTAAGAGATATTTTTACAATGGGTGCAAGACCAATTGCAGTATTGAATTCATTGAGATTCGGAAACCTTGATAAAGCATCAAATGTTGATTTATTGCGAGGAGTTGTATCTGGTATTGCTCATTACGGGAATTGTGTTGGTGTGCCTACTGTTGGAGGTGAAATTGACTTCGATGATAGTTATTCCGGAAATCCTTTAGTGAATGTTATGGCTTTAGGTCTTTTAGAGACTAATGAAATTGTTTGTTCTGGAGCTAAAAATATAGGATCACCAGTATTATATGTTGGTAATACTACTGGCAGAGATGGGGTTGGTGGTGCTAGTTTCGCTAGCTCAGAATTAACTACAACCTCATTAGATGATAGACCAGCAGTTCAGGTAGGCGATCCATTTATTGAGAAAAGTCTGATTGAAGCCTGTTTGGATGCTTTCAAAACAGGAGATGTAATTGCAGCTCAAGACATGGGTGCTGCAGGTTTAACGTGCAGTAGTGCAGAAATGGCAGCAAATGGAAAATTAGGTATATCTATTGATTTAGATTTAGTGCCTTCTAGAGAAGATGATATGTCTCCATATCAATATTTACTATCAGAATCGCAAGAGAGAATGTTGTTTGTCGTTAAAGAAGAAAAAATTAATGATCTTATTGAAAAATTTAATAAGTGGGGATTATATGCCAATGTAATTGGCCAAGTTATAGAAACTAATGAGGTAATTATTTCTCATAAAGGTAAAATTGTTGCTCAAATACCTACTTCTGCCTTATCTGATGATACTCCAGTCAATTTTCATAATGTAATTAATAATCCACCTAATGATCTTTTAAAGAAATGGGAATGGAAAGAAAATGATTTACCAGAAATTTATGAGCAAAAAATATTTTCATTGAAGGAAAATAAGAATTTTTCTTATTCAGAAATCATTTTAAAACTACTCTCTAATCCCTCAATAGCTTCTAAACGATGGATATATGAACAATACGACTCTCAAGTGCAGATAAATACAGTTTTTAAACCTGGAAAATCAGATGCAGCTGTAATAAGACTAAGGGAACAAAATAAAAAAAATAAAAGTAAAATATTCTCTGGTGTAGCTGCTTCAGTTGATTGTAATAGTAGATGGGTTGCTCTTGATCCTTTTAGAGGAACTATCGCTGCTGTTGCAGAATCCGCTAGAAATGTCAGTTGTGTTGGGGCTGAACCAGTAGCAATTACAAATAATTTAAATTTTTCTTCTCCAGAGAATGAAATAGGATATTGGCAATTATCATCTTCATGTAATGCAATTGCTGAAGCCTGTAAAGCATTGGAAACTCCCGTAACAGGAGGTAATGTTTCTTTATACAATGAATCTAAAAATAAAGATAATGTAATAACTCCTATCAATCCTACTCCAGTTATTGGAATGGTTGGAAAGATAGATAATGTCGAAAAAGCTATAAGTAGTGAATGGAAAAATATTGATGATCAAATTTGGTTAATTGGTTCTTATAAATCAGATGTGACAATTGCAGCTAGTTCTTATTTGGAATATTTTCATGGAGAAATAACAGGTCGGCCTCCAAAAATAGATTTGTTGGATGAAAAGTTTTGCCAGAGTTTTTTAAGAAATGCTATTTCAAAA containing:
- the dnaN gene encoding DNA polymerase III subunit beta, with product MEIICNQNELNYAIQLVSKAVASRPTHPILANILLTADEGTNKISVTGFDLNLGIQTSFDGTVKNSGAITIPSKLLSEIVNKLPNETPVSLKVDGDSDNILIKSDRGSFNIKGIPSDEYPNLPFVESGTSLNIDPSSFLKALKSTIFASSNDDSKQLLTGVNFTFKPNYLESASTDGHRLAVALIGNEELIEHKENLSSNDGNLSVTIPTRSLREIEKLVSLRSSENSIKLFYDKGQVVFISSSQIITTRTLEGTYPNYSQLIPDTFSKILNFNTKKLIDALERIAVLADQQSSVVKIKLDNTDLASISADAQDIGNANESIPVSYNGENFDIAFNVRYLLEGLKVISSENVLLKCNIATTPAVFVPEDNLNSFTYLVMPVQVRS
- a CDS encoding PRC-barrel domain-containing protein, giving the protein MKLPKEILLSELLNYCVKGNMVLNYGNGENVWMHPPVHRILGWYSRPSNFDLKRNVWRLNQISQIIDNEIYVKGDPAISDLATLNRFPTLIDANLINVNGSKIGVIADFLFEMKTGKILYYLVSRSNPKIPGSSRWKLNIENINDQQPGLVFCEINSLDDLSLIKSSIKNEFMQKGKKIIDRFDDMKNIASNRLEDWLEEDEDINRNLDFKQKSFYNEDRTSMPFSEKKEDDPWI
- the purL gene encoding phosphoribosylformylglycinamidine synthase subunit PurL; this encodes MINQEKHDLFDLNEALKVENLTNNDYEEICKRLKRKPNRTELGMFGVMWSEHCCYRNSKPLLSKFPTKGKNVLVGPGENAGVIDVGNNQKLVFKIESHNHPSAIEPFQGAATGVGGILRDIFTMGARPIAVLNSLRFGNLDKASNVDLLRGVVSGIAHYGNCVGVPTVGGEIDFDDSYSGNPLVNVMALGLLETNEIVCSGAKNIGSPVLYVGNTTGRDGVGGASFASSELTTTSLDDRPAVQVGDPFIEKSLIEACLDAFKTGDVIAAQDMGAAGLTCSSAEMAANGKLGISIDLDLVPSREDDMSPYQYLLSESQERMLFVVKEEKINDLIEKFNKWGLYANVIGQVIETNEVIISHKGKIVAQIPTSALSDDTPVNFHNVINNPPNDLLKKWEWKENDLPEIYEQKIFSLKENKNFSYSEIILKLLSNPSIASKRWIYEQYDSQVQINTVFKPGKSDAAVIRLREQNKKNKSKIFSGVAASVDCNSRWVALDPFRGTIAAVAESARNVSCVGAEPVAITNNLNFSSPENEIGYWQLSSSCNAIAEACKALETPVTGGNVSLYNESKNKDNVITPINPTPVIGMVGKIDNVEKAISSEWKNIDDQIWLIGSYKSDVTIAASSYLEYFHGEITGRPPKIDLLDEKFCQSFLRNAISKSFVVSSHDISDGGLAIALAESCILSGKGATIELKKDLNRDDNLLFGEGGSRIIFSISKIKQNEWLNYLKQNQINFSSSFYAKKIGYVSSERLKIKIQDKNICNIRVEELSEKFNNSISVNF